From a single Brassica rapa cultivar Chiifu-401-42 chromosome A01, CAAS_Brap_v3.01, whole genome shotgun sequence genomic region:
- the WRKY74 gene encoding probable WRKY transcription factor 11 isoform X1 produces MAVDLMRFPKMDDQKAIQEAASQGLQSMEHLIRVLSTNRPEQQSNVDCSEITDFTVSKFKTVISLLNRTGHARFRRGPVHSTSSSPPIQQSQIVKTAQPEAPVVSQPARATTSLPPSRPSVTLDFTKPSIFGSNSKSSELEFSKENFSVSLSSSFMTSALTGDGSVSKGSSIFAPSQTVTSSGKPPLAGGQPYRKRCIEHEHSQNFSGKISGSGHGKCHCKKSRKNRPKRTVRVPAISSKIADIPPDEFSWRKYGQKPIKGSPHPRGYYKCSTFRGCPARKHVERALDDPAMLIVTYEGEHHHKQSPMQMNVSGVNDLVFASA; encoded by the exons ATGGCCGTTGATCTAATGCGTTTCCCTAAGATGGATGATCAAAAGGCTATTCAGGAAGCTGCATCGCAAGGTCTACAGAGCATGGAACACCTGATTCGCGTTCTATCTACTAACCGCCCCGAGCAACAAAGCAACGTTGACTGCTCTGAGATCACTGACTTCACCGTTTCCAAATTCAAAACCGTTATTTCTCTCCTTAACCGCACAGGTCACGCCCGGTTCAGACGCGGACCGGTTCACTCAACTTCCTCATCTCCTCCGATACAACAGAGTCAGATCGTAAAAACCGCTCAACCTGAAGCTCCGGTTGTTTCTCAGCCGGCGAGAGCAACAACGAGTCTCCCTCCGTCGAGGCCGAGCGTAACACTCGACTTCACTAAACCGAGCATCTTCGGATCCAACTCCAAGAGCTCCGAGCTGGAGTTCTCCAAGGAGAACTTCAGCGTTTCTTTGAGCTCTTCCTTCATGACGTCAGCGTTAACCGGAGACGGCAGCGTGTCCAAGGGATCTTCAATCTTCGCTCCGTCGCAGACTGTCACATCCTCCGGTAAGCCGCCGTTGGCCGGTGGTCAACCTTATAGGAAAAGATGCATCGAGCATGAGCACTCTCAGAATTTTTCCGGCAAGATCTCAGGCTCCGGACACGGCAAGTGCCATTGTAAGAAAAG CAGAAAAAATCGGCCGAAGAGAACCGTGAGGGTACCGGCAATAAGTTCAAAGATCGCCGATATTCCACCGGACGAATTTTCGTGGAGGAAGTACGGTCAAAAACCTATAAAGGGCTCACCACACCCACG TGGTTACTACAAGTGTAGTACGTTTAGAGGATGTCCAGCGAGGAAACATGTGGAACGAGCTTTGGATGATCCAGCTATGCTTATAGTGACTTACGAAGGAGAGCACCATCACAAACAATCTCCGATGCAAATGAATGTTTCAGGCGTTAATGATTTGGTGTTTGCTTCGGCATGA
- the LOC108871100 gene encoding uncharacterized protein LOC108871100 encodes MAMKSTAKSQLTTGKAFVAMYFNDISPGRSESQLRFRLIHFWEARNIAKARAFLGLELLLIDEHGTVMQGFISSNRAETYRPHLKAGATYTLQIFFATRSKEIYRVADQSLTISFSNGSVLAPLDDDDIPVSVSFSADRFRFHTHDDFQANRGLRGDLYDVVGHLRLVNGQSLIDRPVLDEAEIISMRHVLVHLQTKDGAVMKLYLWDQAAKDFYKKFTSSEDANQFFPCHNPPTANTSVSCLPH; translated from the exons ATGGCGATGAAATCCACCGCAAAGTCTCAGCTTACCACCGGAAAAGCTTTCGTCGCCATGTATTTCAACGACATCTCACCAGGACGATCTGAGTCACAGCTTCGATTCCGGCTAATCCACTTTTGGGAGGCAAGAAACATAGCCAAAGCTCGGGCCTTTCTTGGCTTAGAGCTCCTACTCATTGATGAACAT GGGACTGTGATGCAAGGTTTTATATCCTCTAATCGTGCTGAAACATACCGGCCTCATCTCAAAGCAGGAGCTACTTACACTCTTCAGATTTTTTTTGCCACCAGAAGCAAGGAGATTTATCGTGTTGCTGATCAgagtttaacaatttcattctCCAACGGCTCTGTTCTCGCTCCCCTTGACGACGATGACATACCCGTCTCTGTCTCTTTCTCGGCAGACAGGTTCAGGTTCCACACACATGATGATTTCCAAGCTAACCGTGGACTCAGGGGCGACCTCTACG ATGTCGTTGGCCACTTGAGGCTGGTGAATGGACAGTCTCTCATTGACCGCCCCGTCCTTGATGAGGCCGAAATAATCAGCATGCGTCATGTTTTGGTACATTTGCAGACGAAAGA TGGAGCCGTTATGAAGCTGTACCTTTGGGACCAGGCTgcaaaagatttttacaagaaaTTCACATCCAGTGAAGACGCTAATCAATTTTTCCCATGTCATAACCCACCCACTGCAAATACAAGCGTTTCCTGTTTGCCTCATTAA
- the LOC103851744 gene encoding uncharacterized protein LOC103851744 isoform X1, with the protein MARLLVSIPMQTAALSAFSQPRFPPPASNFVDGEAERLCLNRRIRDCSVVARAGPSTSSYLLAFAIPATLIAATVFTSAKIADKLDDDFLEDRLCLQIALNQAMKAAEDGENAEGGSSLDDLIKEPVLQRTRKRPKREV; encoded by the exons ATGGCGAGACTCCTCGTCTCTATCCCTATGCAAACAGCAGCCTTGTCGGCGTTTTCTCAGCCTCGATTTCCTCCGCCGGCGAGCAATTTCGTCGATGGAGAGGCGGAGAGATTATGTCTTAACCGGAGAATCAGAGACTGTTCTGTGGTGGCGCGAGCAGGGCCCAGTACGAGTAGCTACTTGCTCGCGTTCGCTATTCCCGCTACTCTTATCGCCGCCACTGTTTTCACTTCAGCCAAAATCGCTGATAAGCTCGACGATGACTTCCTCGAGGAT CGTTTATGTTTACAGATTGCGTTGAATCAAGCGATGAAAGCAGCAGAAGATGGTGAGAATGCTGAAGGGGGAAGCTCGCTGGATGATTTGATTAAGGAGCCTGTGCTTCAACGAACCCGTAAACGGCCGAAGCGTGAAGTTTAA
- the LOC103851729 gene encoding early endosome antigen 1, which produces MDKKKNRADPLAAGRQKLQQFRQKKADKSTDHKKDPKGSTSQGKSSKKSGKKHEPKPDTGGVSDEAEAPSDVAVGGASSHVNIGEEAVDPPLTSVSAAANSDVSVDTLQPGNTTATSDTSGVSDEAEAPSDVAVGGASSHVDIGEEVVDPPPTSVNAAANSDVSVDTLQPGNTTATSDTSGVSDEAEARSDVAVGGASSHVDIGEEAVDPPPTSVNAAANSDVSVDTLQPGNTTATSDTSGVSDEAEARSDVAVGGASSHVDIGEEAVDPPPTSVNAAANSDVSVDTLQPGNTTATSDSGDEPRKEVANSENDISVALSTEEGNVKSIDIGAAGAVDSLTSDPADTEKRVTHVDVGEEAEAPSDVAVGGASSHVDIGEEVVDPPPTSVNAAANSDVSVDTLQPGNTTATSDSGDEPRKEVANSENDISVALSTEEENVKSIDIGAAGAVDSLTSDPADTEKGVTHDDAEESLVALRSELQKRSNELEQSEQRLLSTREKLSIAVAKGKGLIVNRDNLKQLLAETSAELQRCSEELSLKDTKLKEVEVKLKTYTEAGERVEALESELSYIRNSATALRESFLLKDSLLHRIEEILEDLDLPEHFHAQDILDKVEWLARSANGSSLRPSDWDQKGSDGGAGYVPSEPCREDGQTGTSSENNLRIKFEELQGKFYGLAEHNEMLEQSLMHRNNLIQRWEALLGNIDMPLQLKSMEVENKIEWLASTISEAAHEKYTLQQKIDNLEVYCQSLTADLEVSQKQVSDVEANLRSVDHERISLSERFETLNGHQDNLSARATHLEVENEELKNQVKDLHGKLVEKLGNEEQLQTLEGDLLSLRDTITDVIEEDGLQDLAVASNSETLDVLLRKLIDYYKNLVKSSLPRERDDSFCETRSSNADVRSGESLGTHEATSHGHHPENIVEAASRDITVVESPDVASLTKDLDEALRVQKLVREERDLYMEKQQSLIAENEALDKKIIELQEFLKQEEQKSASAREKLNVAVRKGKALVQQRDSLKQTIEEMNAEHGRLKSEVIKRDEMLLENEKKFRELESYTVRVEVLESECQLLRNHLQETENILQERSDTLSMTLNALNHINIGDEGDRYDPVLKLQRISQLFQNMSTAVSSAEQESIKSRRAAELLLAEVNEVQERNDSMQEELSKCTYEIEQLSREKDAAEAATVEAISRFENLSMVNIEEKKKLCDQVLSVGTNVNSLRKIVAGTNSCLADIFTMNEEFLHHLKANMESCAKQTGTNLSGWPQGSKGNFVDKEIFSRLSAALSNVNLHENSNAGNITEICGSLSRNLDQFVADVSHLEENVSKHLASWQEQVNTVSTSIDTFFKSIGTGTDSEIAALGEKVSLLHGACSSVLAEIESRKAELVGNDNFNMSLHQVEEDFSSMESVRAMVSRVSSAVKELVVANAETVERNEKEMKVIIANLQRELHEKDIQNDRMCNELVGQVKEAQAGAKIFAEDLQSASARMHDMQDQLSILVRERDSLKRRVKELQEGQASQSELQEKVTSLSNLLAAKDQEIEALMQALDEEESQMEDLKHRVTELEQEVQQKNLDLQKAEASRGKISKKLSITVDKFDELHQLSENLLAEIEKLQQQVQDRDTEVSFLRQEVTRCTNEALVASQKDTKRDSEEIEAVLSWFNTIASLIGLEDSPSTDAQSHVNLYMEPLEKRIASMLSEMEELRLVGQSKDSLLEAERSRVAELRQKEAALERILHEKESQPNMSTSEIVEVEPLINKRTTSGASIPSQVRSLRKGNNDQVAISIDADQPDESLSLEDDDDKAHGFRSLTTSRVVPRFTRPVTNMIDGLWVSCDRTLMRQPALRLGIMIYWAILHALLASFVV; this is translated from the exons ATGGATAAGAAGAAGAATCGTGCTGATCCACTCGCTGCTGGGCGACAGAAG CTTCAACAGTTTCGTCAAAAGAAGGCTGACAAAAGCACTGATCATAAAAAGGACCCCAAGGGCAGTACAAGCCAAGGAAAATCCTCCAAAAAATCTGGTAAGAAGCATGAGCCTAAACCTGACACTGGTGGTGTCAGTGACGAGGCAGAAGCTCCGTCTGATGTGGCTGTAGGAGGAGCTTCATCTCATGTGAATATTGGTGAGGAGGCTGTTGATCCTCCACTGACTTCTGTAAGTGCAGCAGCTAACAGTGATGTTTCAGTTGACACGCTTCAGCCAGGAAACACCACAGCAACTTCTGACACCAGTGGTGTCAGTGACGAGGCAGAAGCTCCGTCTGATGTGGCTGTAGGAGGAGCTTCATCTCATGTGGATATTGGTGAGGAGGTTGTTGATCCTCCACCGACTTCTGTAAATGCAGCAGCTAACAGTGATGTTTCAGTTGACACGCTTCAGCCAGGAAACACCACAGCAACCTCTGACACTAGTGGTGTCAGTGATGAGGCAGAAGCTCGGTCTGATGTGGCTGTAGGAGGAGCTTCATCTCATGTGGATATTGGTGAGGAGGCTGTTGATCCTCCACCGACTTCTGTAAATGCAGCAGCTAACAGTGATGTTTCAGTTGACACGCTTCAGCCAGGAAACACCACAGCAACCTCTGACACTAGTGGTGTCAGTGATGAGGCAGAAGCTCGGTCTGATGTGGCTGTAGGAGGAGCTTCATCTCATGTGGATATTGGTGAGGAGGCTGTTGATCCTCCACCGACTTCTGTAAATGCAGCAGCTAACAGTGATGTTTCAGTTGACACGCTTCAGCCAGGAAACACCACAGCAACTTCTGATAGTGGAGATGAACCGAGAAAAGAAGTAGCGAATTCCGAAAATGATATCAGCGTAGCATTGTCCACGGAAGAAGGGAATGTGAAGAGTATCGACATTGGAGCGGCTGGCGCAGTAGATTCTTTGACGTCTGACCCTGCAGATACCGAGAAGAGAGTTACTCATGTGGATGTTGGTGAGGAGGCAGAAGCTCCGTCTGATGTGGCTGTAGGAGGAGCTTCATCTCATGTGGATATTGGTGAGGAGGTTGTTGATCCTCCACCGACTTCTGTAAATGCAGCAGCTAACAGTGATGTTTCAGTTGACACGCTTCAGCCAGGAAACACCACAGCAACTTCTGATAGTGGAGATGAACCGAGAAAAGAAGTAGCAAATTCCGAAAATGATATCAGCGTAGCATTGTCCACGGAAGAAGAGAATGTGAAGAGTATCGACATTGGAGCGGCTGGCGCAGTAGATTCTTTGACGTCTGACCCTGCAGATACCGAGAAGGGAGTTACACATGACGATGCAGAGGAGTCCCTTGTGGCCCTACGATCTGAGTTACAAAAGAGATCTAATGAACTTGAACAATCAGAACAGAGGTTATTATCTACTAGAGAGAAGCTTAGCATAGCTGTTGCAAAAGGAAAAGGTCTGATTGTTAACCGTGACAATCTCAAGCAGTTGTTGGCCGAAACCTCTGCTGAACTTCAGAGGTGCTCAGAGGAACTGAGTTTGAAGGACACAAAGCTTAAGGAAGTAGAAGTAAAGCTTAAGACTTATACAGAGGCAGGTGAACGTGTGGAGGCTTTAGAATCTGAGCTTTCTTACATCCGAAACTCAGCTACTGCACTTCGAGAATCCTTTCTTCTCAAAGACTCTCTGCTTCACAGAATTGAagaaattttggaagatttggATCTCCCAGAGCATTTTCATGCTCAAGATATACTCGACAAGGTGGAGTGGCTAGCAAGATCAGCTAACGGCAGCTCTTTACGCCCCTCTGATTGGGATCAGAAGGGTTCTGATGGAGGTGCTGGATATGTTCCCTCTGAACCCTGCAGGGAGGATGGTCAAACTGGCACAAGTTCTGAGAATAACTTAAGGATCAAATTCGAGGAACTCCAAGGGAAGTTTTATGGATTGGCTGAACATAATGAAATGCTGGAGCAGTCCTTGATGCACAGGAATAATTTAATTCAGAGATGGGAAGCGCTCCTAGGGAATATTGATATGCCTCTACAGCTGAAGTCCATGGAAGTGGAAAACAAGATCGAGTGGCTTGCAAGTACAATATCAGAGGCTGCACATGAGAAGTATACTCTCCAGCAGAAGATTGATAACCTTGAAGTCTATTGTCAATCACTAACTGCTGATTTGGAAGTCTCACAAAAGCAAGTAAGTGACGTCGAGGCAAATCTTCGATCTGTTGATCATGAGAGGATAAGTCTTTCTGAAAGATTTGAAACTCTGAATGGGCATCAAGATAATCTTTCTGCGAGGGCCACTCACCTTGAAGTTGAGAATGAGGAACTGAAGAATCAAGTTAAAGATCTGCATGGAAAATTGGTTGAGAAACTTGGGAATGAAGAACAACTTCAGACTCTTGAAGGAGACCTATTGAGTTTGAGAGACACGATTACTGATGTTATAGAGGAAGATGGCTTGCAGGATTTGGCTGTAGCAAGTAATTCTGAGACCTTGGATGTACTTCTGAGAAAGCTGATAGACTATTATAAGAACTTGGTTAAATCTAGTTTGCCACGTGAAAGAGATGATAGCTTCTGTGAAACTCGTTCATCAAATGCTGATGTTAGAAGCGGAGAGTCATTGGGTACACATGAAGCAACTTCTCATGGGCACCATCCTGAAAATATAGTCGAAGCAGCAAGTAGAGACATAACAGTGGTAGAGTCGCCTGATGTAGCTTCCCTAACAAAAGATCTGGATGAAGCACTGCGTGTTCAGAAGCTGGTGAGGGAAGAAAGGGATTTGTACATGGAAAAACAGCAATCCTTGATTGCTGAAAATGAGGCACTTGATAAGAAAATCATAGAACTGCAGGAGTTCCTTAAACAAGAAGAGCAGAAGTCAGCTTCTGCAAGAGAGAAGTTAAACGTAGCTGTCAGGAAAGGGAAAGCTTTGGTCCAACAAAGGGATAGCCTGAAACAAACTATTGAGGAGATGAACGCTGAGCATGGTCGCCTAAAATCAGAGGTTATCAAACGAGACGAAATGCTTTtggaaaatgaaaagaaatttAGGGAGTTGGAATCTTACACTGTGAGGGTAGAAGTCCTAGAGTCCGAGTGCCAATTGTTGAGAAATCATTTgcaagaaacagaaaatattctGCAGGAAAGAAGTGATACGTTGAGCATGACGTTGAACGCGTTGAATCACATTAATATTGGTGATGAAGGTGACAGATATGACCCTGTTCTGAAGCTTCAACGGATCTCGCAACTGTTTCAGAATATGAGTACTGCTGTGTCTTCTGCTGAGCAGGAATCAATAAAATCTAGAAGAGCAGCTGAGTTACTACTTGCTGAGGTGAACGAGGTTCAAGAGAGAAACGATAGTATGCAAGAGGAGCTATCAAAATGTACCTATGAAATTGAGCAACTTTCCAGAGAGAAGGATGCAGCGGAGGCTGCAACAGTTGAAGCCATATCACGTTTTGAAAATTTGTCAATGGTCAACattgaagaaaagaagaagctaTGTGATCAGGTGTTGTCCGTTGGAACTAATGTGAACAGTCTGAGGAAAATAGTCGCAGGTACAAACAGTTGCCTAGCTGATATCTTCACCATGAATGAAGAGTTTCTGCATCATCTGAAGGCAAATATGGAATCATGTGCAAAGCAAACTGGTACTAATTTGTCTGGCTGGCCTCAAGGTAGCAAAGGGAATTTTGTAGACAAG GAAATCTTTTCACGCTTGAGTGCTGCCTTGTCCAACGTCAACTTGCATGAAAATTCAAATGCTGGAAACATTACGGAAATTTGTGGTTCTCTCTCGCGAAACCTTGATCAGTTTGTGGCAGATGTTAGCCATCTCGAAGAGAATGTAAGCAAGCACTTGGCATCATGGCAAGAACAGGTCAACACTGTATCCACCAGTATTGATACCTTTTTCAAGTCAATAGGAACAGGAACAGACTCAGAAATTGCTGCTTTGGGTGAAAAAGTTTCCTTGCTTCATGGAGCATGTTCCAGCGTGTTGGCGGAAATTGAAAGCCGTAAGGCCGAACTGGTTGGAAACGACAATTTCAACATGAGCCTCCATCAAGTAGAAGAGGATTTTTCGTCCATGGAGTCTGTCAGGGCCATGGTAAGTAGGGTATCATCAGCCGTTAAAGAGCTTGTTGTAGCAAATGCTGAGACTGTGGAAAGAAATGAAAAGGAGATGAAGGTTATCATTGCCAATTTGCAAAGGGAGCTGCACGAAAAGGACATCCAAAATGACAGGATGTGCAATGAACTTGTGGGTCAAGTTAAGGAAGCCCAGGCCGGTGCTAAAATCTTTGCAGAAGATCTTCAATCTGCAAGTGCCCGGATGCATGATATGCAAGACCAGCTGAGTATTTTGGTGCGGGAACGGGATTCTTTGAAGAGGAGAGTAAAGGAGCTGCAAGAAGGGCAGGCCTCACAGTCAGAGTTACAGGAGAAGGTCACATCGCTTAGCAACCTTCTTGCTGCAAAAGACCAAG AAATCGAGGCATTAATGCAAGCGCTTGACGAGGAAGAGTCTCAGATGGAGGATCTGAAACACAGGGTTACTGAATTAGAACAGGAAGTGCAACAGAAGAACCTGGATCTGCAGAAAGCTGAAGCTTCTCGTGGGAAGATTTCCAAAAAGCTATCAATTACTGTGGATAAGTTCGATGAGCTCCATCAACTCTCTGAAAATCTACTTGCTGAAATCGAGAAACTTCAACAACAAGTGCAAGATCGGGATACCGAGGTTTCTTTCTTAAGACAAGAAGTCACTAGGTGCACTAACGAGGCTCTTGTTGCTTCGCAGAAGGACACTAAGAGAGATTCCGAAGAGATCGAAGCTGTACTGTCTTGGTTCAACACAATAGCTTCACTAATTGGTCTAGAAGATTCACCTTCCACCGATGCTCAGAGTCACGTAAACCTCTACATGGAGCCACTTGAAAAAAGGATAGCGTCTATGCTATCTGAAATGGAAGAGTTACGGCTGGTGGGACAAAGCAAGGATTCGTTGCTTGAAGCAGAGAGGAGTAGAGTGGCTGAGCTCAGACAGAAAGAAGCAGCTCTTGAGAGAATACTACATGAGAAGGAATCGCAACCAAACATGTCAACGTCCGAGATCGTTGAAGTGGAACCTCTG ATAAATAAGCGGACGACAAGTGGAGCATCGATCCCATCTCAAGTTCGGAGTTTGCGTAAAGGAAACAACGATCAAGTCGCCATTAGTATAGATGCAGATCAACCTGATGAAAGCCTGAGCTTAGAAGATGACGATGATAAAG ctcatGGATTTAGATCGCTCACCACGTCAAGAGTCGTTCCAAGATTCACAAGACCAGTGACAAACATGATCGATGGTTTATG GGTATCGTGTGACCGGACGCTTATGAGACAACCTGCATTACGGTTAGGGATAATGATATACTGGGCCATACTGCATGCTCTTTTGGCTAGTTTCGTCGTCTAA
- the LOC103851744 gene encoding uncharacterized protein LOC103851744 isoform X2, translating into MARLLVSIPMQTAALSAFSQPRFPPPASNFVDGEAERLCLNRRIRDCSVVARAGPSTSSYLLAFAIPATLIAATVFTSAKIADKLDDDFLEDIALNQAMKAAEDGENAEGGSSLDDLIKEPVLQRTRKRPKREV; encoded by the exons ATGGCGAGACTCCTCGTCTCTATCCCTATGCAAACAGCAGCCTTGTCGGCGTTTTCTCAGCCTCGATTTCCTCCGCCGGCGAGCAATTTCGTCGATGGAGAGGCGGAGAGATTATGTCTTAACCGGAGAATCAGAGACTGTTCTGTGGTGGCGCGAGCAGGGCCCAGTACGAGTAGCTACTTGCTCGCGTTCGCTATTCCCGCTACTCTTATCGCCGCCACTGTTTTCACTTCAGCCAAAATCGCTGATAAGCTCGACGATGACTTCCTCGAGGAT ATTGCGTTGAATCAAGCGATGAAAGCAGCAGAAGATGGTGAGAATGCTGAAGGGGGAAGCTCGCTGGATGATTTGATTAAGGAGCCTGTGCTTCAACGAACCCGTAAACGGCCGAAGCGTGAAGTTTAA
- the WRKY74 gene encoding probable WRKY transcription factor 11 yields MAVDLMRFPKMDDQKAIQEAASQGLQSMEHLIRVLSTNRPEQQSNVDCSEITDFTVSKFKTVISLLNRTGHARFRRGPVHSTSSSPPIQQSQIVKTAQPEAPVVSQPARATTSLPPSRPSVTLDFTKPSIFGSNSKSSELEFSKENFSVSLSSSFMTSALTGDGSVSKGSSIFAPSQTVTSSGKPPLAGGQPYRKRCIEHEHSQNFSGKISGSGHGKCHCKKRKNRPKRTVRVPAISSKIADIPPDEFSWRKYGQKPIKGSPHPRGYYKCSTFRGCPARKHVERALDDPAMLIVTYEGEHHHKQSPMQMNVSGVNDLVFASA; encoded by the exons ATGGCCGTTGATCTAATGCGTTTCCCTAAGATGGATGATCAAAAGGCTATTCAGGAAGCTGCATCGCAAGGTCTACAGAGCATGGAACACCTGATTCGCGTTCTATCTACTAACCGCCCCGAGCAACAAAGCAACGTTGACTGCTCTGAGATCACTGACTTCACCGTTTCCAAATTCAAAACCGTTATTTCTCTCCTTAACCGCACAGGTCACGCCCGGTTCAGACGCGGACCGGTTCACTCAACTTCCTCATCTCCTCCGATACAACAGAGTCAGATCGTAAAAACCGCTCAACCTGAAGCTCCGGTTGTTTCTCAGCCGGCGAGAGCAACAACGAGTCTCCCTCCGTCGAGGCCGAGCGTAACACTCGACTTCACTAAACCGAGCATCTTCGGATCCAACTCCAAGAGCTCCGAGCTGGAGTTCTCCAAGGAGAACTTCAGCGTTTCTTTGAGCTCTTCCTTCATGACGTCAGCGTTAACCGGAGACGGCAGCGTGTCCAAGGGATCTTCAATCTTCGCTCCGTCGCAGACTGTCACATCCTCCGGTAAGCCGCCGTTGGCCGGTGGTCAACCTTATAGGAAAAGATGCATCGAGCATGAGCACTCTCAGAATTTTTCCGGCAAGATCTCAGGCTCCGGACACGGCAAGTGCCATTGTAAGAAAAG AAAAAATCGGCCGAAGAGAACCGTGAGGGTACCGGCAATAAGTTCAAAGATCGCCGATATTCCACCGGACGAATTTTCGTGGAGGAAGTACGGTCAAAAACCTATAAAGGGCTCACCACACCCACG TGGTTACTACAAGTGTAGTACGTTTAGAGGATGTCCAGCGAGGAAACATGTGGAACGAGCTTTGGATGATCCAGCTATGCTTATAGTGACTTACGAAGGAGAGCACCATCACAAACAATCTCCGATGCAAATGAATGTTTCAGGCGTTAATGATTTGGTGTTTGCTTCGGCATGA